A portion of the Candidatus Kryptonium sp. genome contains these proteins:
- a CDS encoding MEKHLA domain-containing protein — MEQRILSKIDEFLDEIDKALKEELGINLSTLTREDVEKIHRILIKYIHRVIELAKKGRSIHERVLQSIIQNYSDAVIALDNDYKIFFWNKGAERIFGYTAEEMIGKTVDPIIPSDLKEKGEMEWLFAETLRRGYIENYETERITKDGRRIIVNLSRSLIKDENGEILGSIAIVRDVTKVKELEKQIQHSDKLALIGQIAAGIAHEIGTPLNVISGNAEYIIMEMGEDNQYKEELETIISQAERIANLIKQLLEFARPRKPNYTKVNVNRELSHVVELLKHQFERSNIKLNLKFSENIPNIYADCSQIHQVFLNIIVNAIQAINQNGLIEIETFAKDGYVNIKFKDNGVGILPEHIDKIFEPFFTTKEAGKGTGLGLAVSKRIIDEHNGKIEVESTPGKGTTFTVKFPTYITKEDDEDGGGKSENI; from the coding sequence ATGGAACAGCGCATTCTAAGCAAAATTGACGAATTTCTTGATGAAATAGACAAGGCACTAAAAGAAGAATTAGGAATAAATTTATCTACCTTAACGCGGGAGGATGTAGAGAAAATTCATCGGATTTTGATAAAGTATATTCACCGTGTAATTGAACTTGCTAAAAAGGGACGCTCTATTCATGAAAGGGTTTTGCAATCAATTATTCAAAACTACTCCGATGCGGTGATCGCGCTTGACAATGATTATAAGATTTTTTTCTGGAACAAAGGAGCGGAAAGGATTTTCGGTTACACTGCGGAAGAGATGATTGGCAAAACAGTTGACCCAATTATCCCATCTGATCTTAAGGAGAAGGGAGAAATGGAGTGGTTGTTCGCGGAAACATTGAGAAGGGGATATATTGAGAATTATGAGACAGAGAGAATCACTAAAGACGGAAGAAGAATTATTGTTAATCTATCCAGAAGCTTGATAAAAGATGAGAATGGTGAAATCCTTGGAAGCATTGCCATTGTCAGAGATGTGACAAAAGTTAAAGAACTTGAAAAGCAAATTCAACATTCCGATAAACTTGCTCTAATTGGACAAATAGCTGCTGGGATTGCTCATGAAATCGGAACACCGCTTAATGTGATATCGGGAAACGCTGAATATATAATAATGGAAATGGGCGAAGATAATCAGTATAAAGAAGAGCTGGAGACGATAATTTCGCAAGCAGAAAGAATTGCCAATCTTATAAAGCAATTGCTTGAGTTCGCAAGACCAAGGAAGCCAAACTATACGAAAGTAAATGTTAATCGTGAGCTCTCGCATGTTGTTGAGCTTTTAAAACATCAATTTGAAAGGTCAAATATAAAACTAAATCTCAAATTCAGTGAGAATATCCCGAACATATATGCTGACTGCTCACAAATTCATCAGGTTTTTTTGAATATAATTGTAAATGCGATACAGGCAATAAATCAAAATGGTTTGATAGAGATTGAAACATTTGCAAAGGATGGCTATGTGAATATAAAGTTCAAAGACAATGGAGTTGGGATATTACCTGAACATATTGATAAGATTTTTGAGCCATTCTTCACAACTAAAGAAGCTGGAAAAGGAACTGGGCTTGGTCTTGCAGTAAGCAAGAGGATAATTGATGAACATAATGGTAAAATTGAAGTTGAAAGCACGCCAGGAAAAGGGACGACATTCACAGTTAAGTTTCCAACATACATAACAAAAGAAGATGATGAGGATGGCGGAGGAAAATCAGAAAACATATAA
- a CDS encoding sigma-54 dependent transcriptional regulator, with translation MAEENQKTYNIKILVVDDDVKMLELLKKVLSKRGYTVEVSSKPNEALEKFNRDEFDIVVTDINMPEMNGLEILKQIKSSSPDTIVIMITAFATVSSAVESMKLGAYDYIIKPFNMEEFSLIIERAAEQIYLKKEVEFLRREVQQRYSFGNIIGKSSQMQKVFQLIKQVANTNSNVIIYGKSGTGKELVARAIHYNSPRKDKPFIAVNCSAIPESLLESELFGHEKGAFTGAISSRKGLFEEANGGTIFLDEVGDMSLAMQAKLLRVLEEKEIRAVGSDKPKKVDVRVIAATHKDLEKAVKEGTFREDLFYRLNVIPIYLPELRERIEDIPLLVEYFLKKYGEEAGRPNIKISREALACLMKYSWPGNVRELENLIERLVVLSTDDEIKVDDLPEHIRVCKAENIVEELTLGERITLEELEKRYILKVLRETGWHKSNAAKILGIDRRTLYRKIEEYQLEEPENATDDETENID, from the coding sequence ATGGCGGAGGAAAATCAGAAAACATATAATATCAAAATCCTCGTCGTTGATGACGATGTCAAGATGTTGGAACTTTTGAAAAAGGTGCTTTCAAAGCGCGGATACACAGTTGAGGTATCATCAAAACCTAATGAAGCACTTGAGAAATTTAACAGAGATGAGTTTGACATAGTTGTGACTGATATAAATATGCCAGAGATGAACGGACTTGAAATTTTAAAGCAGATCAAATCAAGTTCTCCAGATACCATAGTAATTATGATAACGGCGTTTGCTACGGTTAGCTCCGCTGTTGAGTCAATGAAATTAGGTGCTTACGATTACATCATAAAGCCATTCAACATGGAAGAATTTAGTTTGATAATTGAGCGAGCTGCGGAACAGATTTATTTGAAAAAAGAAGTTGAATTTTTAAGAAGGGAAGTTCAACAAAGATATTCATTTGGTAATATCATTGGGAAAAGCTCGCAAATGCAAAAGGTGTTTCAACTTATAAAACAAGTTGCAAATACAAATAGCAATGTCATAATTTACGGAAAAAGTGGAACAGGCAAGGAGCTCGTTGCGAGAGCAATCCATTACAATAGCCCAAGGAAAGATAAACCATTTATCGCTGTAAATTGTAGCGCTATTCCCGAAAGTTTGTTGGAGTCAGAGCTTTTTGGACATGAAAAGGGAGCTTTCACAGGGGCGATAAGCTCAAGAAAAGGGCTTTTTGAGGAAGCTAACGGTGGGACGATTTTCCTTGACGAAGTTGGAGATATGTCTCTTGCGATGCAAGCGAAACTTTTAAGAGTCCTTGAGGAAAAAGAGATTAGAGCCGTTGGTAGCGATAAGCCCAAAAAGGTTGATGTAAGAGTAATTGCAGCAACCCACAAAGACCTTGAAAAAGCAGTCAAAGAAGGGACATTCCGTGAGGATTTGTTTTATAGATTAAATGTCATACCAATTTACCTTCCAGAGCTAAGAGAAAGAATTGAAGATATACCGCTTTTGGTTGAGTATTTTTTGAAAAAATATGGCGAGGAAGCAGGGAGACCAAATATAAAGATCTCAAGGGAAGCGCTTGCGTGCTTGATGAAATACTCTTGGCCCGGAAATGTCAGGGAGCTTGAAAATTTGATTGAACGACTTGTTGTGCTTTCAACAGATGATGAGATAAAAGTTGATGACCTTCCGGAGCATATAAGGGTGTGTAAGGCGGAGAATATAGTTGAAGAACTTACGCTTGGGGAGAGGATAACTCTTGAGGAACTTGAAAAAAGATATATTTTGAAGGTTCTTCGTGAAACTGGCTGGCATAAGTCAAACGCAGCGAAAATCCTTGGTATTGATAGACGCACACTTTACAGAAAAATAGAAGAATATCAACTTGAAGAACCTGAAAATGCAACCGATGATGAAACCGAAAACATTGATTGA
- the ubiA gene encoding putative 4-hydroxybenzoate polyprenyltransferase — protein sequence MMKPKTLIEKVLTYGRMIRFSHTLFALPFALSSVVFSSLFHKVTLEKLLWILVAMVSARSSAMGFNRIVDKKIDALNPRTSTRELPSGRISTFEASIFVVFFSMIFIYASYNLNELCFYLSPVALVVIFFYSFTKRFTWLSHFFLGISLGLAPVGAWLAIAGKFELPPIILGLGVLTWIAGSDIIYACQDYEFDTKYGLYSIPQRFGVENALRISAIIHLLSFISFVSLKFLLDLGMIYTIGLILMGVLLIYQHMIVKPNDLTRINFAFNTVNSLVSTSYFVFSSFDVVFF from the coding sequence ATGATGAAACCGAAAACATTGATTGAGAAGGTATTAACTTATGGAAGAATGATAAGATTTTCCCATACTCTTTTCGCCCTTCCGTTTGCTTTATCCAGCGTGGTTTTTTCTTCGCTTTTTCATAAGGTGACACTTGAAAAGCTTTTATGGATACTTGTCGCTATGGTTAGTGCAAGAAGCTCAGCGATGGGTTTTAATAGAATTGTAGATAAAAAGATAGATGCTTTAAATCCAAGGACAAGTACCAGAGAACTGCCAAGTGGTAGAATTTCAACTTTTGAAGCGAGCATTTTTGTGGTTTTCTTTTCTATGATTTTTATTTACGCATCATATAATCTCAATGAACTTTGTTTTTATCTTTCCCCTGTTGCGCTTGTTGTTATATTTTTCTATTCATTTACAAAAAGATTCACTTGGCTTTCGCACTTTTTCCTTGGAATATCTCTTGGTCTTGCTCCAGTTGGAGCTTGGCTTGCAATTGCTGGAAAATTTGAACTACCTCCAATCATCCTTGGGCTCGGTGTTTTAACTTGGATTGCAGGTTCAGATATAATTTACGCTTGTCAAGATTATGAGTTTGATACTAAATATGGATTATATTCAATTCCGCAAAGATTTGGAGTGGAAAATGCCTTGAGGATATCAGCAATAATTCACTTGTTAAGTTTTATATCGTTCGTCTCTTTGAAATTTCTACTTGATCTTGGGATGATTTACACGATTGGTCTGATTTTGATGGGTGTTCTTTTGATTTATCAACACATGATAGTCAAACCTAATGATTTGACGAGGATAAATTTTGCTTTCAACACTGTCAATAGTTTAGTTAGCACAAGCTACTTTGTTTTTTCATCATTTGATGTGGTGTTCTTTTGA
- the ilvN gene encoding acetolactate synthase small subunit: MKHTISILVENKFGVLTRIAGLFSAKGYNIESISVGPTEDPTISRMTIVTNGDDDQIEQIIKQLNKLIDILKVVDLTNEPFVERELALIKVKVNSYTRSDVIEISDIFRAKVVDIGPTTLTVEVTGRSDKITAMINMLAPYGIVELARTGVVALKREFKGEVYDSKEIKAIKRKAKQAQKNTTSNDEKTK; encoded by the coding sequence ATGAAACACACGATTTCAATACTTGTTGAAAACAAGTTTGGAGTTCTAACAAGGATCGCAGGACTCTTCAGCGCAAAAGGTTACAACATTGAAAGCATATCTGTCGGTCCGACCGAAGATCCAACCATCTCAAGAATGACAATCGTCACGAATGGAGATGATGACCAAATTGAACAAATTATAAAACAATTGAACAAACTGATAGACATTTTGAAAGTGGTTGACTTAACAAATGAACCATTTGTTGAGAGAGAACTTGCACTTATTAAAGTAAAAGTCAATTCTTACACACGAAGCGATGTGATTGAGATTTCCGATATATTCAGAGCAAAAGTAGTTGACATTGGACCAACAACATTAACCGTTGAAGTCACGGGCAGAAGCGATAAGATAACAGCGATGATAAATATGCTCGCTCCTTACGGCATAGTTGAGCTAGCAAGGACAGGTGTGGTAGCATTGAAGAGAGAGTTCAAAGGCGAAGTTTACGATTCAAAAGAGATAAAGGCGATAAAAAGAAAAGCGAAACAGGCTCAAAAGAACACCACATCAAATGATGAAAAAACAAAGTAG
- the ilvB gene encoding biosynthetic-type acetolactate synthase large subunit — translation MEKAKHNLNKDFYGKNLSGIEIFVRSLIEENVEVVFGCPGNAVLGIFDALMEIAGNSIKIIFSRHEAGAVLSASGYARATGKPGVLIVSSGPGASNVVTGIADANMDSIPLVVFTAQVPTKLIGNETFQEVDIVGITRPITKHNFLVTKISELMETIKSAFYIATTGRPGPVLVDLPRDVMSEKFIFNYPDSVNLRGYNPVYSAHAGQIKRAAEIINNSSRPVIIAGGGVIASNASGELRELVRKINAPITTTLMGQGTYPEDDPLSLGMLGMHGTWYANMAVNESDCIIAIGSRFDERITGDTTKFAPNAKKIHIDIDPASISKNVKVDVPIVGDVKDALKKLIPLVKTLNTEEWLQKIKKWKIEHPIKYQQSKEIKVQYVIEKLRELTGGNAILVTDVGQFQMWTAQFFKFLYPRTHITSGGLGTMGFSLPASIGVATAVKDRPVISLNGNRGVQMNIQEIATISAYNLPIKILIFNDGHIDITRQWQELHWKRTFDEILIDKACPDFMKIAEAYGIQSFRVETTYDVEPILKKALALRDKPVIIEFKTAYEENVYPYIPPGGSVKDIIEH, via the coding sequence ATGGAAAAAGCGAAGCACAATTTGAACAAAGATTTTTACGGGAAAAATTTATCAGGTATTGAAATTTTTGTCAGATCGCTTATAGAAGAAAATGTTGAAGTAGTGTTTGGCTGTCCAGGAAATGCAGTGCTTGGTATATTTGACGCATTGATGGAAATAGCTGGAAATTCAATAAAGATCATATTTTCACGCCATGAAGCTGGAGCAGTTTTATCTGCCAGCGGATACGCAAGGGCAACCGGAAAACCAGGAGTTTTGATTGTTTCATCTGGCCCCGGGGCTTCAAATGTCGTTACTGGAATAGCAGATGCAAATATGGATTCAATCCCACTTGTCGTCTTTACAGCACAAGTTCCTACAAAGTTAATAGGAAACGAAACCTTTCAAGAAGTTGACATAGTTGGAATAACAAGACCTATAACAAAACATAATTTTCTTGTTACAAAGATAAGCGAGCTTATGGAGACAATAAAATCAGCATTTTACATTGCGACTACGGGAAGACCTGGACCTGTGCTTGTTGACTTGCCAAGGGATGTTATGTCAGAAAAATTCATTTTTAATTATCCGGATAGCGTTAATCTTCGCGGATACAATCCAGTGTATTCAGCTCACGCAGGACAAATAAAAAGAGCAGCGGAAATAATTAATAACTCGTCAAGACCCGTGATAATAGCTGGTGGCGGAGTCATCGCAAGCAATGCGTCCGGAGAACTTCGCGAGCTTGTGAGAAAGATAAACGCTCCAATCACGACAACATTAATGGGGCAAGGCACATACCCAGAAGATGATCCACTATCACTTGGTATGCTTGGAATGCATGGGACATGGTATGCAAATATGGCTGTAAACGAATCTGATTGTATTATCGCGATTGGTTCAAGATTTGACGAAAGAATAACTGGAGACACAACCAAGTTCGCCCCCAACGCAAAGAAAATTCATATTGATATTGATCCAGCCTCAATCAGCAAAAATGTTAAGGTTGATGTACCGATCGTCGGCGATGTGAAAGACGCGTTAAAAAAATTAATCCCTCTTGTTAAAACCTTGAACACAGAAGAATGGCTTCAAAAAATAAAAAAATGGAAAATTGAACATCCAATTAAATACCAACAAAGCAAAGAGATAAAGGTTCAATATGTCATAGAGAAACTTCGGGAATTAACTGGCGGAAATGCTATTCTCGTAACTGATGTTGGGCAGTTCCAAATGTGGACTGCTCAATTCTTCAAATTTCTCTATCCCAGAACTCACATAACAAGCGGTGGGCTTGGAACGATGGGATTTTCCCTCCCCGCCTCAATTGGTGTCGCAACAGCAGTAAAAGATAGACCTGTAATCTCACTTAACGGAAACAGAGGAGTTCAAATGAATATTCAAGAGATTGCGACCATTTCAGCATATAATCTTCCCATAAAAATTTTAATTTTCAACGATGGACATATTGACATCACAAGGCAGTGGCAGGAACTTCATTGGAAAAGAACTTTTGACGAAATCTTAATTGACAAAGCTTGCCCCGATTTTATGAAAATTGCGGAAGCATATGGAATTCAATCTTTCAGAGTTGAAACGACTTATGATGTTGAACCAATCTTGAAGAAAGCATTAGCGTTAAGAGATAAACCCGTTATAATTGAATTCAAAACAGCTTATGAAGAAAATGTCTATCCCTATATTCCGCCGGGCGGATCAGTAAAAGATATAATTGAACATTAA
- a CDS encoding 3-oxoacyl-ACP reductase FabG: MIDLKGRIALITGGSRGIGRATAILFAKANADVAITYNLNDKAANSVVEEIKSLGRRAIAVKGNVGKSSDVKRMVNEVLDYFGKIDVLVNNAGIWTYGAIGEMPEEIWDETMDVNLKGVYLFTNEVVPIMKKQRWGRIINISSTAGQRGEAFHSHYAASKGAIIAFTKSLAVELAKYNILVNCVAPGWVNTDMCAEVFKDPAFVEQVKSTIPLGRIPEPEEIAGPILFLASDLANWITGATISVNGGSVLCG, from the coding sequence ATGATTGATCTTAAAGGTCGCATTGCACTTATTACCGGAGGTTCAAGAGGTATAGGTAGAGCAACTGCAATTTTATTTGCAAAGGCAAACGCTGATGTTGCTATTACATACAATTTGAATGATAAAGCTGCAAATTCCGTCGTTGAAGAGATCAAAAGTTTAGGAAGAAGAGCAATTGCTGTAAAAGGAAATGTTGGTAAAAGTTCGGATGTAAAAAGAATGGTCAATGAAGTTCTTGATTACTTTGGTAAAATTGATGTGCTCGTCAATAACGCGGGGATTTGGACATACGGCGCCATAGGGGAAATGCCAGAAGAAATATGGGATGAGACAATGGATGTCAACTTGAAAGGAGTTTATCTTTTTACAAATGAAGTTGTTCCGATAATGAAAAAGCAAAGATGGGGAAGAATAATAAACATCTCTTCAACGGCGGGACAGCGGGGCGAGGCATTTCATTCACATTATGCAGCATCAAAGGGAGCAATTATTGCTTTCACAAAATCACTCGCTGTTGAACTTGCGAAATACAACATCCTTGTAAATTGTGTTGCCCCTGGTTGGGTCAATACTGATATGTGCGCTGAAGTTTTCAAGGACCCCGCTTTCGTTGAACAAGTTAAAAGCACGATCCCACTTGGAAGAATTCCTGAACCTGAAGAAATTGCAGGACCAATTCTCTTTTTAGCCTCGGACCTTGCTAACTGGATAACAGGGGCAACGATAAGTGTAAACGGTGGTTCCGTTCTATGCGGATAA
- the pyrB gene encoding aspartate carbamoyltransferase — protein sequence MPKLQHVIEAQQFTLPLIHELFQIADQMEKILERGGTLDYQNKIMASLFYAPSTRTRFSFESAMFRLGGKVISTEQAHLFSSVIGGETLEDTIRVVSNFCDVIVLRHTEVGAAKRASLVSSVPVINAGDGKGGQHPTQALLDLYTIYKELGYIDGLKIAFIGDLDQGRTVRSLAYLLGKFERVMLYFIAPDFLQIREDIQDYLTRHNVWFTLENNLDKVISEVDVVYVTRIEKERFGDKVDIYDETVKNYFIDSDLVSKMKQKAIIMHPLPRLNEISPEVDSDPRAVYFKQTRNGLLIRMALLTMVF from the coding sequence ATGCCAAAATTACAGCATGTTATTGAAGCACAGCAATTCACGCTTCCGTTAATTCATGAACTTTTTCAAATTGCCGATCAAATGGAAAAAATACTTGAGCGCGGTGGAACGCTTGATTACCAAAACAAGATCATGGCATCGCTCTTTTATGCTCCTTCAACGAGAACGAGATTTTCATTTGAATCAGCTATGTTCCGACTCGGTGGAAAAGTTATATCAACTGAGCAAGCGCATCTTTTTTCCTCTGTCATCGGTGGTGAAACACTTGAAGATACAATAAGAGTTGTTTCAAATTTTTGTGATGTGATTGTCCTAAGACACACAGAAGTTGGGGCAGCGAAAAGAGCATCCCTTGTTTCTTCAGTTCCTGTCATAAATGCTGGAGATGGTAAAGGTGGACAACATCCAACTCAAGCTTTGCTTGATCTTTATACGATTTACAAAGAACTTGGCTACATTGATGGCTTGAAGATTGCATTTATTGGTGATCTTGATCAAGGTCGCACAGTTAGATCCCTCGCTTATTTACTTGGCAAGTTTGAAAGAGTTATGCTCTATTTTATCGCTCCAGATTTTCTCCAAATAAGAGAAGATATTCAAGATTACTTAACCAGACACAATGTTTGGTTTACGCTTGAGAACAATTTGGATAAAGTTATATCCGAAGTTGATGTCGTCTATGTCACGCGAATTGAAAAAGAAAGATTTGGCGACAAAGTTGACATTTATGATGAAACAGTTAAAAATTATTTTATTGACAGCGATCTTGTCTCAAAAATGAAGCAAAAAGCGATAATAATGCATCCGCTCCCGAGATTGAACGAGATCTCGCCAGAAGTTGATTCGGATCCAAGAGCTGTGTATTTCAAGCAAACGAGAAATGGTCTTCTTATAAGAATGGCCTTATTAACTATGGTTTTCTAA
- the arcC gene encoding carbamate kinase has protein sequence MKTILLAIGGNSLIRAGQRGTIEEQFENAYKTAEYIAQLIQKGFNLVITHGNGPQVGAQLIRSEIASGQVYSMPLDVCVAMTQGEIGYILQNSLQKALWKNGIKNPVITIVTQVVVNEDDPAFKKPTKPVGPFYTKEEAEKKRQLGWEIIEDAGRGYRRVVPSPKPIDIVEKEAIRECIKNGMIVIAVGGGGIPVIKKNGEYIGVEAVIDKDRASAVLAKYLEVDYFIISTDADKVYLNYRKPDQKALDLVTVDEIKKFYQEGHFPPGSMGPKVEAVIDFIENGGECAIITSPENLTEAIFGNAGTKIVKSKN, from the coding sequence ATGAAAACAATTTTACTTGCAATTGGTGGGAATTCTTTAATAAGAGCCGGCCAAAGGGGAACAATTGAAGAACAATTTGAAAACGCCTACAAAACAGCTGAATATATCGCTCAACTTATACAAAAAGGATTCAACCTTGTTATAACTCACGGAAACGGTCCACAAGTTGGAGCTCAACTCATAAGATCCGAAATTGCCTCCGGTCAAGTTTATTCAATGCCGCTTGATGTATGCGTTGCGATGACGCAAGGTGAAATTGGTTATATACTTCAAAATTCACTTCAAAAAGCACTGTGGAAAAACGGGATAAAAAATCCAGTGATCACAATAGTAACTCAAGTTGTTGTAAATGAAGATGATCCAGCGTTCAAAAAACCAACCAAACCGGTTGGACCTTTCTACACAAAAGAAGAAGCGGAAAAGAAACGACAACTCGGTTGGGAAATAATTGAAGACGCAGGTAGAGGTTATCGCAGAGTCGTACCGTCACCAAAACCCATTGATATAGTTGAAAAGGAAGCCATAAGAGAATGCATCAAAAACGGAATGATAGTGATTGCGGTCGGTGGCGGTGGAATCCCAGTAATTAAAAAAAATGGCGAATACATAGGTGTTGAAGCAGTTATTGATAAAGACAGAGCTTCAGCAGTTTTGGCAAAATATCTTGAGGTTGATTATTTTATAATATCAACGGATGCCGATAAGGTTTATCTAAACTATAGAAAACCTGATCAAAAAGCCCTTGATCTTGTCACAGTTGATGAGATCAAAAAATTTTATCAAGAAGGGCATTTTCCGCCTGGAAGTATGGGACCAAAGGTTGAAGCAGTTATTGACTTTATTGAAAACGGCGGAGAATGTGCAATTATAACTTCACCTGAAAATTTAACTGAGGCAATTTTCGGAAATGCCGGAACAAAGATTGTAAAATCAAAAAACTAA
- the argF gene encoding ornithine carbamoyltransferase codes for MRNKDFISIQDLTVEEVHQIFELTKEMKANPKKFSKSLEGKILALIFEKPSLRTRVSFEVGIRQLGGDAIYLAPSDIQMGKRESVYDVGKTLERMVDGIMIRTFGHDIVLELAKAVKIPVINGLTDLLHPCQAMADYFTMLEKKGDLKNLKVVFVGDGNNVCHSLMQGAAKLGVNFWAATPKGYEPKKEIYELAIEDAKITGAKINITNDPEEAVKDADVVYTDVWASMGQESEAEIRKKIFQPYQVNKKLFSLAKPDALFMHCLPAHRGEEVTNDVIDSPNSVVFDEAENRLHVQKAIMYELMRDK; via the coding sequence ATGCGAAACAAGGATTTCATCTCAATTCAAGATTTAACAGTTGAGGAAGTTCACCAAATTTTTGAGCTTACAAAGGAAATGAAAGCGAACCCGAAAAAATTTTCAAAATCACTTGAAGGTAAAATACTCGCCCTTATTTTTGAAAAACCATCTTTAAGAACAAGAGTTAGTTTTGAAGTTGGTATAAGGCAACTTGGTGGCGATGCGATTTACCTTGCTCCATCTGATATCCAAATGGGCAAAAGAGAATCAGTTTATGATGTAGGAAAAACACTTGAAAGAATGGTTGATGGAATAATGATAAGAACCTTTGGTCACGACATTGTGCTTGAACTTGCCAAAGCGGTTAAAATCCCAGTGATCAATGGATTAACCGATCTTTTGCATCCATGTCAGGCAATGGCTGATTATTTCACGATGCTTGAGAAGAAAGGAGATTTAAAAAATTTGAAAGTTGTTTTCGTTGGCGATGGAAACAATGTATGTCACTCCTTGATGCAAGGCGCTGCAAAACTTGGTGTCAACTTCTGGGCCGCTACTCCAAAAGGATATGAACCTAAAAAGGAGATTTACGAACTTGCAATTGAAGACGCAAAAATAACCGGAGCAAAAATAAACATCACAAACGATCCAGAAGAAGCTGTAAAAGATGCAGATGTAGTTTACACCGATGTCTGGGCGAGCATGGGACAGGAAAGCGAAGCGGAAATTAGGAAAAAGATCTTTCAACCATATCAAGTGAACAAGAAATTATTCTCACTTGCAAAACCAGACGCTCTCTTTATGCATTGTCTTCCAGCTCATCGCGGCGAAGAAGTAACGAACGATGTAATAGATTCACCTAACAGTGTTGTCTTTGACGAAGCTGAAAATCGCTTGCATGTGCAGAAGGCAATAATGTATGAACTTATGCGAGACAAATAA
- a CDS encoding cyclic 2,3-diphosphoglycerate synthase, translated as MSRKRVIIMGAAGRDFHNFNMYYRDDKDYEVVAFTATQIPNIENRKYPPELAGKLYPKGIPIYPEEKLEELIKKFNVDEVVFSYSDVSHQYVMERASRVISAGASFRLLGLNQTMLESKVPVVAVVAVRTGCGKSQTSRKVARLLREMGLKVVVVRHPMPYGDLRKQEVQRFASIEDMHRQNCTIEEMEEYEPHIVNGGVVYAGVDYAKILRKAEEEADVIIWDGGNNDMPFFRPDLTIVVTDPHRPGHELTYYPGSSNLRIADVVVINKVDSARPENVETVRNNIRSVNPRAIIVEAASPIFVEDGSIIRGKRVLAVEDGPTLTHGEMEYGAAVLAAQKFGAKELIDPRPYAIGSIKETFEKYTQIKNLLPAVGYGKEQMKELEKTINRTPADVVVIGTPIDLRRVLKLNKPAVRVKYELQEIGKPDLTDILTSFARSKKLIK; from the coding sequence ATGAGCAGAAAAAGAGTTATAATTATGGGCGCTGCAGGTAGAGATTTTCATAACTTCAACATGTATTATCGCGATGACAAAGATTATGAAGTTGTTGCTTTCACAGCCACTCAAATACCAAACATTGAAAATAGAAAATATCCACCTGAACTTGCAGGAAAGCTTTATCCAAAAGGAATACCAATTTATCCAGAGGAGAAACTTGAAGAACTCATAAAAAAATTCAATGTTGATGAAGTTGTTTTTTCATATTCAGATGTCTCACATCAATATGTTATGGAAAGAGCCTCAAGGGTCATCTCGGCTGGGGCAAGCTTCCGTCTCCTTGGGCTTAATCAAACTATGCTTGAAAGCAAAGTGCCAGTGGTTGCGGTCGTCGCTGTTAGAACTGGATGCGGGAAAAGCCAAACATCAAGAAAAGTTGCGAGATTGCTAAGAGAAATGGGTTTAAAAGTTGTAGTTGTAAGACATCCGATGCCATATGGAGATTTAAGAAAACAAGAAGTTCAAAGGTTTGCCTCTATAGAAGACATGCACCGACAAAATTGCACCATTGAAGAAATGGAAGAATATGAACCTCATATTGTTAACGGTGGTGTTGTCTATGCCGGTGTTGATTATGCAAAAATACTTCGTAAGGCGGAAGAAGAAGCAGATGTTATAATATGGGATGGCGGAAATAACGATATGCCGTTTTTCAGACCTGATTTAACAATCGTGGTCACTGATCCACATAGACCAGGGCATGAGTTAACTTACTATCCTGGGAGTTCCAATTTAAGAATCGCAGATGTCGTCGTGATAAATAAAGTTGATTCTGCAAGACCTGAAAATGTTGAAACAGTAAGAAATAACATAAGAAGTGTAAATCCAAGAGCGATCATAGTTGAAGCAGCGTCACCGATTTTCGTTGAGGATGGATCTATAATTCGTGGTAAGAGAGTGCTTGCCGTTGAAGACGGACCAACTCTCACACATGGTGAAATGGAATATGGCGCTGCGGTTCTTGCTGCACAAAAATTTGGAGCGAAAGAATTAATTGATCCGCGCCCATATGCTATCGGTTCAATAAAAGAAACTTTTGAAAAATACACTCAAATAAAAAATCTGCTTCCAGCGGTAGGATATGGAAAAGAACAAATGAAAGAGCTTGAAAAAACGATCAACCGAACCCCAGCTGATGTGGTCGTAATTGGAACCCCGATTGACTTAAGACGCGTCTTAAAACTTAACAAACCAGCAGTTCGCGTCAAATACGAGTTGCAAGAGATTGGAAAACCAGATCTAACTGATATATTGACATCATTTGCGAGGTCTAAAAAACTTATAAAGTAA